The following are encoded in a window of Mycolicibacterium tusciae JS617 genomic DNA:
- a CDS encoding TetR family transcriptional regulator, whose translation MSAPESSALRASVPGPSGGGPHRRPYDSLLAKGEDRRQRILAVAERLLARNGWRNTSLAQIAKEAGVTPAGLLHHFESKEQLLNAVLDARDADDEIHADYRSGDLVTELGRVPERFDRAPELVGTFTVLLVENIAPDAPLHDRLHHRYREAVNIIIDLIKRGQSDGRYRPDVDAANKAVEILAFINGMETLWLLDPTIPLVEVFKGYAESLGQDLSPRNSM comes from the coding sequence GTGTCAGCCCCAGAGTCCTCGGCTCTTCGCGCGAGCGTCCCCGGCCCTTCGGGCGGGGGCCCACATCGCAGGCCCTATGACAGCCTCCTCGCAAAGGGCGAGGATCGCAGGCAGCGGATACTCGCTGTGGCTGAGCGGCTGTTGGCGCGCAACGGCTGGCGAAACACCTCGTTGGCGCAGATCGCCAAGGAAGCAGGCGTGACACCGGCGGGGCTGCTGCACCATTTCGAATCCAAGGAGCAGCTGCTCAACGCTGTTCTCGACGCCCGCGACGCCGACGACGAGATCCACGCGGACTACCGCTCCGGCGATCTGGTCACCGAACTCGGCCGCGTACCCGAGCGGTTCGACCGCGCACCCGAATTGGTCGGCACTTTCACGGTGCTGCTGGTCGAGAACATTGCCCCCGATGCGCCGCTGCACGACCGACTGCACCATCGCTACCGCGAAGCGGTGAACATCATCATCGATCTCATCAAACGAGGCCAGAGCGACGGCCGGTACCGCCCAGATGTCGACGCGGCCAACAAGGCCGTCGAGATACTCGCCTTTATCAATGGAATGGAGACCCTATGGCTACTCGATCCCACAATCCCGCTGGTCGAGGTGTTCAAGGGGTACGCGGAGTCGTTGGGGCAAGACTTGTCGCCGCGGAACTCGATGTGA
- a CDS encoding phosphotransferase family protein, with translation MTEEEIHTARLADWMDGAGVAGKGEPLEASFLSGGTQNVIYKISRGENVCVLRMPPAGAPPDRDKGILREWRIIEALDGTDVPHTAAIGVCPDASVLGRPFYLMGFVEGWSPMDQHGKWPEPFDGDVSARAGLSYQLAEGIALLSKVDWKAKGLDDLGRPDGFHERQVDRWTAFFERIRGREIDGLDVATQWLRNHRPFDFIPGLMHGDYQFANVMYRHGAPAQMAAIVDWEMGTVGDPKLDLGWMVQSWPEASDEASAMSYVDMRGMPSRADVVEHYAKVSGRQVDDLDYYLVLAKWKLAIVLEQGFQRAGDNEKLLAYGPVITSLMRSAADLAESSDYR, from the coding sequence GTGACCGAAGAAGAGATCCATACCGCGCGGCTCGCTGATTGGATGGACGGCGCGGGTGTGGCTGGGAAGGGTGAACCGCTCGAGGCGAGCTTCCTCTCCGGCGGCACGCAGAACGTCATCTACAAGATCAGCCGCGGCGAGAACGTGTGCGTCCTTCGCATGCCCCCGGCAGGGGCCCCGCCCGACCGGGACAAGGGCATCCTGCGGGAGTGGCGGATCATCGAGGCTCTCGACGGCACCGACGTGCCACACACCGCAGCGATCGGCGTCTGCCCGGATGCTTCGGTTCTGGGCCGGCCCTTCTATCTGATGGGGTTCGTCGAAGGCTGGTCACCGATGGACCAGCACGGCAAGTGGCCGGAACCGTTTGACGGCGACGTGTCGGCACGTGCCGGGTTGTCGTATCAACTGGCCGAGGGCATCGCGCTGTTGTCGAAGGTCGACTGGAAAGCCAAGGGACTGGACGATCTTGGCCGCCCAGACGGGTTCCACGAACGCCAGGTCGACCGCTGGACCGCCTTTTTCGAACGGATCAGGGGTCGCGAGATCGACGGGCTCGACGTGGCGACCCAATGGCTGCGCAACCACCGCCCGTTCGACTTCATCCCCGGCCTGATGCACGGCGACTACCAGTTCGCCAACGTGATGTACCGCCACGGCGCTCCGGCGCAGATGGCCGCGATCGTCGACTGGGAGATGGGCACCGTCGGCGATCCGAAGCTGGATCTCGGCTGGATGGTGCAGAGTTGGCCGGAGGCGAGCGACGAAGCATCGGCGATGAGCTACGTCGACATGCGCGGGATGCCCTCCCGCGCCGACGTAGTCGAACACTATGCGAAGGTGTCCGGGCGTCAGGTCGACGACCTCGACTACTACCTGGTGCTGGCCAAGTGGAAACTCGCGATCGTGCTGGAGCAGGGTTTCCAGCGCGCCGGCGACAACGAGAAGCTATTGGCCTACGGGCCCGTCATCACGTCGCTGATGCGGTCGGCGGCCGATCTTGCCGAGAGCAGCGACTACCGGTGA
- a CDS encoding acyl-CoA dehydrogenase family protein, translating into MAWDFETDPQYQKVLDWADEFVREEVEPLDLAFPHQQFVPLEGKRRDAVDPLKEEVRRRGLWATHLGRELGGQGYGQLKLALLNEILGRSQWAPIVFGCQAPDTGNAEIIAHYGTDEQKQRYLMPLLNGELFSCYSMTEPHAGADPTLFTTSAVRDGDDWVINGQKFFSSNASTASFLIVMVVTNPEVSAYQGMSMFLVPTHTPGVNIVRNIGLYGEPEGQGSHALIHYDNVRVPAEALLGGEGQAFVIAQTRLGGGRIHHAMRTIGMSQRALDMMCERALSRETQGSRLSDKQFVQGYIADSYAQLLQFRLMVLYTAWEIDKYNDYKKVRKDIAAVKVAMPTVLHDIAWRAMQVHGALGVTNEMPFLGMVTGAAVMGLADGPTEVHKMTVAKQVLRDYQPTEDMWPTEWEPRKREAARAKYARYLENEVGNL; encoded by the coding sequence GACCTCGCGTTTCCGCACCAGCAGTTCGTGCCGTTGGAAGGCAAGCGCCGCGATGCCGTCGATCCGCTCAAGGAGGAGGTACGGCGGCGTGGGCTGTGGGCCACGCACCTCGGTCGCGAGCTCGGCGGACAGGGTTACGGACAGCTGAAACTCGCACTACTCAACGAGATCCTGGGCCGTTCACAGTGGGCGCCGATCGTGTTCGGCTGTCAGGCCCCCGATACCGGCAACGCCGAGATCATCGCCCACTACGGCACCGACGAGCAGAAGCAGCGCTACCTGATGCCACTGCTCAACGGTGAACTCTTCTCCTGCTACTCGATGACCGAACCCCACGCCGGCGCCGATCCCACCCTGTTCACGACATCCGCGGTGCGCGACGGTGACGACTGGGTGATCAACGGTCAGAAATTCTTCTCCTCCAACGCCAGCACGGCGTCGTTCTTGATCGTCATGGTGGTGACGAACCCCGAAGTCAGTGCCTACCAGGGCATGTCGATGTTCCTGGTCCCGACCCACACCCCGGGCGTGAACATCGTCCGCAATATCGGGTTGTACGGCGAGCCCGAGGGGCAGGGCTCGCATGCGCTGATCCACTACGACAACGTCCGAGTGCCCGCCGAGGCACTGCTTGGTGGCGAGGGTCAGGCGTTCGTCATCGCCCAGACTCGTCTCGGCGGCGGACGAATCCACCACGCGATGCGCACCATCGGCATGTCGCAGCGGGCGCTGGACATGATGTGTGAACGCGCGCTGAGCCGCGAGACGCAGGGCAGCCGCCTGTCGGACAAGCAGTTCGTGCAGGGCTACATCGCCGACTCCTACGCGCAGTTGCTGCAGTTCCGGTTGATGGTGCTCTACACCGCATGGGAGATCGACAAGTACAACGACTACAAGAAGGTCCGCAAGGACATCGCCGCGGTCAAGGTCGCCATGCCGACCGTGCTGCACGACATCGCCTGGCGGGCAATGCAGGTACACGGTGCGCTCGGCGTCACCAACGAGATGCCGTTCCTCGGAATGGTCACCGGTGCCGCGGTGATGGGGCTTGCCGACGGGCCCACCGAGGTGCACAAGATGACGGTGGCCAAGCAGGTGCTGCGGGACTACCAACCCACCGAGGACATGTGGCCCACCGAATGGGAACCGCGCAAACGTGAAGCGGCGCGGGCGAAGTACGCGCGTTACCTCGAGAATGAGGTGGGCAATCTGTGA
- a CDS encoding NADPH:quinone oxidoreductase family protein, with product MRAAVCPAYGPPDVVRIEEQPSPEVTAGQVRVRVGAAAVNFPDVLLIADRYQISVPAPFIPGSEFAGVIVEISQGTEGFAVGDRVTGTGMYGAFAEEVTVAAAALAPIPRGIDDHTTAAFGVAYRTAYHTLRSVARVQSGDEVIVLGAGGGVGLAAVQLAEQLGASVTAVASSDEKLDVAASYGARYLVDRRSAPLRDALREALPDGADVVVDPVGGDLSEPALRSLRRGGRFVTVGFASGDIPRIPLNLVLMKGITVLGFQFQDVPADEFTRNEDELRGLLVSGTVRPHVGAVYPLAETVKALEHVADGRAIGKILIDLT from the coding sequence GTGAGAGCGGCGGTATGCCCGGCGTACGGACCGCCGGATGTCGTCCGCATCGAAGAACAGCCGTCGCCGGAAGTCACAGCGGGACAGGTCCGTGTTCGCGTCGGCGCTGCCGCGGTGAACTTTCCCGACGTGCTGCTGATCGCCGACCGGTATCAGATCAGCGTTCCCGCGCCGTTCATACCCGGCAGTGAGTTCGCCGGCGTCATCGTCGAGATCAGCCAGGGAACAGAGGGTTTCGCGGTCGGGGACCGGGTCACCGGAACCGGTATGTACGGAGCGTTCGCCGAGGAGGTCACCGTCGCCGCGGCTGCGCTCGCCCCGATACCCAGGGGCATCGACGACCACACTACCGCGGCGTTCGGCGTCGCCTACCGCACGGCGTATCACACGCTGCGTTCGGTGGCGCGGGTCCAGTCAGGCGACGAGGTGATCGTGCTCGGCGCGGGCGGCGGTGTCGGCCTGGCGGCGGTTCAACTCGCGGAGCAACTGGGCGCGTCGGTCACCGCGGTGGCATCGTCGGACGAGAAGCTCGATGTGGCAGCCTCTTACGGCGCGCGGTATCTGGTCGATCGTCGTTCGGCCCCATTGCGCGATGCGCTGCGCGAAGCCTTACCGGACGGCGCCGACGTGGTAGTCGATCCGGTCGGCGGTGATCTATCCGAACCCGCACTGCGTTCATTGCGGCGGGGTGGACGTTTTGTCACGGTGGGGTTCGCCTCCGGCGACATCCCCCGCATCCCACTCAATCTGGTGCTGATGAAGGGCATTACGGTGCTCGGATTTCAGTTTCAGGATGTCCCGGCCGACGAGTTCACGCGCAACGAGGACGAACTACGCGGCCTGTTGGTGAGCGGCACGGTACGCCCACACGTCGGCGCGGTCTATCCGCTCGCTGAGACGGTGAAGGCGCTCGAGCACGTCGCCGACGGGCGCGCCATCGGAAAGATCCTGATCGACCTCACCTGA